In the Parasteatoda tepidariorum isolate YZ-2023 chromosome X2, CAS_Ptep_4.0, whole genome shotgun sequence genome, cattaatgtacactacttttcaaaattacttcattgttccttttttaaattaattttcattacttaaatatatttgacttacttacaaaaaaaatttttttgaaagagagttaaaaatgttttttaatcacttaaatatttaactttttctgttATGATATTTAAGtgcacatttattattataatgtactgattactaaagtttttagaattattttattttaatgctcaaATTTAGTTCTTTACTTAGCTTAacttaaggttttttttaacttaaaaaattaataatgttttcacAAAACGTTGCTGGgtgtttaaattataacaagGCTGCTATAGGAAATGCtatctacatttaaaaatatttacttgtttaaaatagaatacatatattttattttacattttttaatatatgtgttatttatattaacaaatgtattttaattatcattagaaattttttgtatcagctattaagaaattactttgattgaaacaaacaatttaaaagatttgcTTTATAgcttgctttatttaataaaaatttatgaagttttcagattgttttattccattttgaagttttcatttttctttgatatttttaattaaaaaaaacagtggagactatttcacattttaaaaataatgtctattcaaaattatttttttcaatgtgaaaTATTCTCCAATCAGATGTTTAACCTATGGATAATTTTCAGGACATTCGATgctaatatgaaaataaatgttttctactGTAAGTTCTGTTGCTATTAGAGAAATATTTGGTAATAAGCACAATAGTTGCTCTTTCTCTTCAcgcatatttttctattaaaacttaacattataaataattcaatgacaaaattatggaaaaaatacgaagaaattttattttctgtacaaGTGTATGGtatgaaagtttgaaattttaatgtctatacgaaattattttttaaatgcgaaGTAGTCTCCAGTTGGATCTTCTACCCATGGATAATTTTGAGGACATTCGATGCAAGTATGAAGGCGAATAGTTTCTCCTGGAAGCTCTCTTGTTGTTAGAGGACAGGCATTAGGAAGTGAGCACAATGGTTGACCTTTAACTTCACACTTTTCTTTCCATGGAGCAAAATCTCTAATAGCAGACAAGTCTTTTGGGGACTGCATCCATTGCAGTACCTGTGTCattgtaacaaagtaaatatcatttttatcaagCATTTCATCAACCCACTGAATCAAAGCATCGTTGAATTCTTGATTAAGTTTTAACCACCCAGCGTGGAAGAAAAGTCCAAGAGGAGCTCTGTTGGTACGATAATGCCTTTCcaaattgtgatttaaaaagttgtaaaattgtTCTCCTGTAAGAAGATTGCTGCAACTGTCTACCATAGCACAACCTGCAAGTTCTTCGTCGAAGTTTGGATCATCTCGTCTGTCCAATTCGTTCATGACCATTTCCCATACAGCGTGGGATCGAGTTGGACAATTTTGGCCATTGCCGTGGCATTTGTGGGGCATACGGAAGTAAAGGGTGTATGGCCAAAGAGGAGGATTACTAAGTGGAGCTGTAATTGTGGAATCGTAAAGGAAAGCTTGTTCTTCCATCATGAAAAATTGGTTGTTACCTCCTACTCTTAAGTAGGGTGCACGAATGCCTACAACTGAGTTATCTGTAATATTAGAGAATCTTTCAATAATAAGCCTAACTCCAGCCATTTCTTTAGCCCAGCCTTCTACAGTTGCCTCACTCCAGtatttttcttcgtttctgtgtctataatagaaaaatagaacCATGAAGCATTCAAATATATGAACTTACTGAAATGCTAATATGgcttatacaaataaatttgtttttctgaatgagtttattgcataataaataaaaatgtatgcctATTATAACAATATTGCACTTAATTTGTActacatattttgcatttaatttgatgtaatcaattaaaaattgcattaccTCCTCCGGACTAGATCAGCGAGCGGTTCACTAGATTTTTCGAAGAAGCTCGACCCTAAATGATCGAGCTTCTTTTGGCGGAACCTCGAcacttaatgaataaatttcattaaacaattgtaaatatattaacgaaggactattaattattttgaaaatatgtaatgatctaaattttattaattatgttgaaaattttttgtgaaggaatgaagaatgaaattttttcattatatcgTTTTAGCAATATTAGtcttaaaattggttttatgtCATTCAGTTAAATTCGCAGGTATGGAGAGGCATCTAGTCCAATtcgaatttgattttaatgcatgcataaactgaaaataaatgtgCTGAAATATGgtttacattaatataaaaaggaaaaaaataaacgttgAGAATGGTTATCAGTAAAATAGACTTCTTTGTTGAATTTGGGTATTTTTATTCGATATAGAATACTaatggaatttttcataaatggatATCTTTTTCGTAATTCATTTATTACGttgttattagaaaaacattcttttaaaatttctttcttcacaagcttttcaattaaataatttcataaaaatcgcaataatattaaataaataacagaaaacatTACTAgtttaaacaacaacaaaaaataaaacacaaaaattcttttctctaaatgaatatatatttttgatcccGGTTGGGAGTGAGGATCAACTGCAAACTGAAAAATTTGACCCCTGTAGTTATAACAGggttaagaatttaaattctttaggaaaattttttgtttttattcaaagaaagtatgttttatttcgaaactaataaacaaatttaagatgAGATTcacgaattttcaaaattgcatcTGAATTCTCCCTCAGGCATTTGTCCTTTTTTATTCTAGGTAAACGCGGGTTTTATGACGCATAGCCACCCTAGCGACACTATTTATTGTTTCGTTTTGCGTCAGACATAGTTTCtaacattttttgattttattgccgagggtatatatttttttaccttgagATTGGCGATACGTAGCCTCATCTGTCTCGTGGGTCATTAAACTTAACATTCAATGAAATGCatctaaatacatgaaaaattaaacatgttcACGCTTTTTTGtagtttctttattattaataataatatcatctATACCATAAACTTAGTTTTAGAACACCTATATACTATCGAGGGGGTCAACCTAGCTTGGAAAATAAAACACTTGTAAGTGAATTAGAAAAGAACTCCTTAAGTTTGAGAAAATGCTGTTATCGGAAATTTTTGCACCTAATTATAAAGCTCGTTAAtccaatgcttttttttcaatttaaattacataaattagtaCTATACATCATTACTATATGATATTAAATCTATTGATTTTTCATTAAGgtcaaatttagaaaacattaattttaaactattgtatattatgtaaaatgtaagcatttgtttgaaaaataattttttcttaaaaattaaaattttttttcctagacgtatgataaaaatcatatttctaaaaaaaatttctatttttttttccttcttagaaaaaattgaacattttctttagaaaacaaaaagaaagaaaatttctattaaaagaatctttccttttttttccccttgcaCATCATTCGTGTTGAGAAGTAGTGATAGAAGcagtttatttacgtcgtactagagctgcacaatggcgatggtctgagaaacatccctgaggatcaTCTGAAGAtgtgccatcacaattttgatcctctgcaaggGGATGGCTCCTCCCTTTGGTATTCCGACAACCTACGCGCGAAGTCAAGCTACGGTCCCTTCGCAGGCTGGTCATAGTGGTTACCCACCCGCTCACTGATCAACcgctgccagtgatgcttgattcgGTGATTTACAGGGAGGATACGTAACCCCCGAGAAGATTAATTTAAGGTTACGGATGATGGCACTTACGATGggatatcaaaaatatatttgtgacaaaatgaaaaaaaaaatccctttcaGTTTTCGCTATGTTTTGGTTAACTCTGTTCGTTAAAAGCGATGGGGAAAAAGTAATATGctcatttactattttttcatattatttcaaaatcaggtgtttagaaataaagaaaagtgtaataatttaaaaatgcttgcaaTATTTTTCCTGTTTAGTGAGCCGTAAGCTGAAACTTCGCAAACGATATTTtacaatgaatttaatatatagcaagtcttttaataaattctttatttttcttttcaacagtttaattcaaatttttatattttcatcaactataaatattcttgaaaactTTTACCGCAGTCTCATATGCTTTTctggatattttatttattcttttgtatgtaattatttttatttcacttggCAGACGATAAATCAAATTCGTTTTGCTTAGTTATTGTAACAGTGGAACGCTGTAAGAATAAACGGATAAACGAGATTGCTCCTTGGGCtttgaaattcatttgaattataatatttttaggtaCGTATTgcattttcagtttaatatttttaggtctttaaaattattatgcgaTACGAATCATTATATCTTATTGCTTTTCCAATTTgaagttatgtttaaaaaaaaaatgcgtaacgaattctttataaatgaattttgttaagATTGGCTTGAGCTCTgaaatgcatttgaaatattttcaggtGTGCACTCTGcgttttcaatttaatgtttttaaagaattttcattataatgtgATGCGAAACAAATCTTTGAGatctttatatttcattttaggtTCAATTTACAGTTATCTTCAAAAAGTTACACAATGAATTCTCTTTGGGGAAAAAAGTGTTAGAACCTCCGTGTTAACATATTccgaagagttttttttttttaaatgctaaattagTTCACTTACTGTATTTGACAGTTATTAAGGAGAATTGATTTACATATTTGTGTATATCTTATGAGTTAAgaacgaatatttttaataaattaaaaaattgacatattatttagttaaatatcaTTGTTAATAAGCAATGAAACACACTGTTTGTTAAATCCGTTATACtcaacttcaaatttaaaaaaacatgatttctttttaaacatttatgacATCTCAAAAGAGCCTTGACGTTGCTTTGAAGtttatttgatcaaaattatcaaattccatattgattgaaaaatgcCTATTGTTTGAGTACCACGTGATAGCTATACAAAATCTTGtggttaaagttaaaaaagtaactaaatttattttataaaagaatgtaGAATTTTCGAGAATGTGAACTTAAAATGTTACGTTCTAAAGTGTTGGGTCTATTTTTGATCATAAAAAAAGCACTGCTCCATTTAGCTTTAATACAAATTCTgcgtgaaactttttttttaaaaaaagtaatcggAAGTAAGATTTGCGTAGAAGTTATACGGTTTTATATAAGAACCCGTATAACGAGCTCTAAATTCTCGATTATAAAgtatcttaaattaataaaataatatacagtcACGTATTCAAAGCgtggaatatttctttttaaaaaaataataataataaaagctgaaatttttaaacttttgaagaaCTGATTGTTATATATTGAAGGAGCTGAATACTGAAGAACTGATGATAATATATTGAAGGAGCTTGTTCTTTGTGAAGAGATAGGATTGATTATATGCACAAATACGCAGGTCATCAAAAACAGTACTTCTTCGGGGGACACAGTGCCCTGCTAACATTCTGGAGCCTTTCTGTAGTCAGCAGGGTAGTGTGTTCCCTGATGAAGTATTGTTTTTGATGACATGGTTATTCTTGAAATTtcgtttggtttttatttaagttctaccatatttatttaaattttataaaatttctcaaatcaTTATCCAATGCTAGAaactatttgtattttaaaaaattaatatgataggTGAGTGACATTGCGAAGACAttcattgataataaatttgattttagtgtaTACTTACGAAATGGAATGTGCAGCAATTTCGTGTCCTTTTCTGTGGAGTTCTTGGACTGCAGAATAATTGGTATATTTGTGGGAAACAAAGAAGGTGCCCTTAATAGTGCATCCATTAGGGTTATTCCTGCCTTCTCTGAAAATTCTTTCGTAAATATCTATGTTGTTGTTATTGACGGCATCATCAAATGTGATTGTTATCATCTGTGGCACTGAATTAGGTTCCAATTTTCCTGGGATTTGTGTACCATCAGGAGAGCAGAAACAATCAGGCAATATACATTGGTTCTGATCACAATGTGGAGCTCTGTTAGGATCCTTGTCAacagctaaaataaattaaagttctaaataattgtatttcacATTGAcgtatttatataattgtttcacattatataattgttaattgTTTCACATATAATTGTTTCACATATAATTGTTTCACATATAATTGTTTCACATTATATTGCATAATGTGAAACAATGTGTTATTATATAATTGTTCACATAAAATTGTTtcacatttatataattttgtttcacatTATATAATTGTTTCGCATTTCACATTGAcgtatttatataattgtttttcgcATTGAcgtatttatataattgtttttcacaTTGACGTATTTTCCGGTAagatgtaagaaaaatttaatggtgATATAACATATCAAACGCCGCTGAAATTCCGCCgcaaatatgaaattttcaagttgttaattttaccttctGAAAATTAAGTTAATCTGCAATTAATTTCATGTCATCATACACAACTGGGAGCTCTGCCCTATTATGAATTGTTTCATCTTATGTTACTGAACAGGCCATAACAAGGAAGCGCCCTTAGCCGCATGCGATGATatttccgggcatgggttcctatgcagttttaatcgTGATGATGTGcacaaattattctaaaaatttgtcGCACCATTTATGCGATATCCTGTTATTTATAACGCTTTTAAACTAGttcatttcgacaaaaaaaagagaaaaagaaactaaaaacatcatttaaaaaagaaaatctgttGCTTTAGGAAAAAAAccaattttagatttgaaatccccgCACCTGAATTAggtaagatcaagtatttgtataaatgcaagtaaaaatttattccacagtggtattaatttaattaaaaaaataagtaacgaAAGCGCACAATATCcctaaagaaacattttctttttcaacataCGTATTTCCATAACggactatttttttcaacaataatattaactttatgACTTCAGATGGTTTGAAAATTTGATCTccgttttcttcttttttctcttttttggcTGCATCTTCAAAACTTATTGCCATACATAAAACGCACGAAACATTCTTACTCAAAGattttttcatgcaaataataatttttttgatagtaattatttatagtttctattcattaatttaatgattgataATATAAGGAGTAAACTTTTACATATCTACACGAAttctttatgcaaaaatttaaatttagaaagaaacgTTTGAATTGATAATGAGAAttataaagtattgtttttagtgaaaaaccgtatttttaaattatttcattcgattaatttctttcaaatgttacgtttttgtatacattttttaaataaactgactTAATGTGAAATGTTTTCGATCACTTAAAAAACTgttgatcattttaaaatgaaataataaataacgtcTTAGTTTAGCACAATAAGTGTAGATGGTACatgggtaaataaaaaaaattaagataattgaaCTTTCGGCATTTTTCCTTcttgaacaattttttcaaatagccAATGtagtgaattttaataatactctttttcgtttaaatttgttttatcattttccCCCTTCACCTATAATGTTATAATtcaagaaaatcataaatacgCATACTCTTGTTTAGTTACCCGTAAAATTGTTTGTTCTAACTGAGTTTGTTTTGAGTTAAAATAGAGGCTTAAAACGggataataataagtttaatttaattgattaatttttttaatatcttaagtaACAGTTTAgtaaagagtaaaaatttttaggaaactATGTTGATGGtgctttgcttttttatttatttatgtaataactttttgcagatttttttctgCGCTGCAGTATGTTgcacatttaaacttttatatttttaacacattaagGGGTGAATGTGGTTTTAAATTTCCCGAGAAAGTATCAATGTATTTGTCTTTTGAAACATTCTATAACTCATCAAAAACTTAACTTGGGATTTCGAAATTTCATAAGAGTTTAACACAGGCACACTGTTTTAATGCCAACAATTATGTgaaatatcacaaaattatattctaattttcgttttctttagataatataattaatggataaatttatttaaaaaattaatggataacatttttaatagataatataattaatagataatataattaatagataaaaatatagaacGTTTACTAATATTCAAGTACTATAACGCATTTAAGAAACATGCTATACTCAAatcaattaccaaattttactaaatagatttattagaaaaagataaatttggCTAGCatgtgaaatgaaaaaaaaaaacagattaaaaaaaaaataaaaactgtgacTAAATCACTTTAAACAATTTCagtattttcagtatttttgcttgaaattttgtttgaaagctTTTAAGTATTATCTAATACTTGGTGTTGAATTACTCAGAATAAAACGGGCTATAACatatataatttcttcaaaaaatgaaatttttgttagaaaaaactATCTAGACTCTTAacattgaaaagaattaaaagaggATACATACTGCAGGCATTTTCATCACTACCATCGCTACAATCAGGATTTCCATTACAGAAGAGTTCTTTTTGGATGCAGTCCCCATTGCCACAAGCTAGTTTACCCTTCTCGCAAATAGGTTCATCTGTAGCAAGTAGTGGAGTTGCCAACCTAGGctctaaaatatcaaaagaaaagcaattaaaatcttGTATTcactttcatattatttaaagaaaatataaactcCTTTTTTGCGCATAAAGTTAGTTTACACCTCATCATAATGTTAGAAACATAGATGCTTTAATTCATACTTCAAGGATAATTCTCAGAGAGAAAGACAAAtaagggaaaaatattaaaaaagaaaaataaacgtaGAAAAGTCCTATAACTTGAGTAGAAGTAGTAgtgctttatttacgtcacactaatTCTCAGAGAGAAAGACAAAtaagggaaaaatattaaaaaagaaaaataagcgtAGAAAAGTCCTATAACTTGAGTAGAAGTAGTAgtgctttatttacgtcacacttgAGCTACAAAATGGGCTATCGGCTACCGTCTGGAAAAGATCTCTGAGGAGAATCCAAACATAATGTTGATTATCTGCAGAGGGGGTGACTCCTCCGCTTTCGTACGCCTACAACCTGTGCgtgaagttgagcactttatggtagaagaGTTTAATAAGGACTGATACCGTGCACACTCTTTCCCTTCGCACGCTGATCAAAGTAGTCACCTACCCACTCACTGACCactgatgcttgatttcggtgatctgctgggaaccttGTCTTATGACCAGTCCATTGTGGGACTTCTAAAACTAgaaatatatgtgaaaaatcTCACACGACGGGCCTCAAGAACAACGCGTTTGGTGCGCGCTTTCGAtatgattgaataaaaaaaatcaaaatactaaaaattcctaatggaaaacattaaaatataaagtgatgTTCTATCTCTCCAAATAGTTAATGATAATTTTGCATGTTttgctatttttcttaattttatttaattatttctaatgctTATGAAGGGGAGACATTATTTACTAGTGAAAAGTGATTCCCcgtataaaataaactaattttttaataaatgcatgagCTTGGAATTTAACTAAAAGcaaatgtgattaaaattttaaccgtGTAAGCCTctgtaaaaagtattattttgctTCACAGAATGGAAGGTAaacaactattattttaaaataaacgttaaaattagttttcagaaatataaggAAAGGTTTTATTAAAGGTGTGTgtgtaaaaaaagattttgaaaaatctactGTACTACCCAATCTTTATTATACccttttaaaatcacttttttttaaa is a window encoding:
- the LOC107455124 gene encoding chitin deacetylase 1 — translated: MLWIGLLLAAFIQNGFCASVVKRQVAADTQNDAELCKNRSPSEYFRLTADEDCRDVVRCSVQGLLALRCPSGLAFDIESQTCNWKANVKNCQQLEKPRLATPLLATDEPICEKGKLACGNGDCIQKELFCNGNPDCSDGSDENACTVDKDPNRAPHCDQNQCILPDCFCSPDGTQIPGKLEPNSVPQMITITFDDAVNNNNIDIYERIFREGRNNPNGCTIKGTFFVSHKYTNYSAVQELHRKGHEIAAHSISHRNEEKYWSEATVEGWAKEMAGVRLIIERFSNITDNSVVGIRAPYLRVGGNNQFFMMEEQAFLYDSTITAPLSNPPLWPYTLYFRMPHKCHGNGQNCPTRSHAVWEMVMNELDRRDDPNFDEELAGCAMVDSCSNLLTGEQFYNFLNHNLERHYRTNRAPLGLFFHAGWLKLNQEFNDALIQWVDEMLDKNDIYFVTMTQVLQWMQSPKDLSAIRDFAPWKEKCEVKGQPLCSLPNACPLTTRELPGETIRLHTCIECPQNYPWVEDPTGDYFAFKK